The following proteins are co-located in the Chaetodon trifascialis isolate fChaTrf1 chromosome 14, fChaTrf1.hap1, whole genome shotgun sequence genome:
- the LOC139342488 gene encoding transmembrane protein 179, giving the protein MALDNLIFAQCILYFLAFVFGFIAVVPLSENTEDFGGKCLLFTRGMWQNENITVSKLRFIVEEWGPESSCSFITFVGIASLILSAVQAWRLLFFLCKGHDDSIFNAFLNLLISSLVVFTVFLSSTIVSVGFNMWCDSVTEGGTMPSSCEDLQDTDLELGLDNSAFYDQFAIAQFGLWAAWLTWLGIAVMAFLKVYHNYRQEDLLDSLIHEKDLLLGRSSRRSSDLKTGLI; this is encoded by the exons ATGGCCCTCGACAATTTGATTTTCGCCCAGTGCATCCTTTATTTTTTAGCCTTCGTGTTCGGTTTCATCGCCGTGGTGCCTCTGTCTGAGAACACGGAGGATTTCGGGGGGAAATGCCTGCTCTTCACGCGGGGTATGTGGCAAAACGAGAACATCACTGTGTCGAAGCTGCGCTTCATCGTGGAGGAGTGGGGACCCGAgtcctcctgcagcttcatcaCTTTTGTCGGGATAGCGTCCCTCATCCTGTCCGCAGTGCAGGCATGGAGGCTGCTGTTCTTTCTGTGCAAAGGACACGACGA CTCCATTTTCAACGCCTTCCTCAACCTGCTGATCAGCTCCCTGGTGGTGTTCACAGTGTTCCTGTCCAGCACCATCGTCAGTGTGGGTTTCAACATGTGGTGCGACTCCGTCACAGAGGGTGGGACCATGCCTagcag CTGTGAGGACCTGCAGGACACTGATCTAGAACTTGGCCTGGACAACTCTGCTTTCTACGACCAGTTTGCTATAGCTCAG TTTGGCCTGTGGGCTGCCTGGCTCACCTGGCTTGGCATCGCAGTGATGGCCTTCCTCAAGGTTTACCACAACTACAGACAAGAGGACCTGCTGGACAGCCTGATCCACGAGAAGGACCTGCTGCTGGGCC